The following nucleotide sequence is from Triticum dicoccoides isolate Atlit2015 ecotype Zavitan chromosome 7B, WEW_v2.0, whole genome shotgun sequence.
TATTTTTTGCGAGAAGTAATTAAAATCCAGGGGCATTCCTGTAAAAAAACAACATGCATAGCTCACAACGCGCGTAGGCAACCACTGACATGTGGCCCCGCGACAGACTGGAATGCCACGCGGGCACTCGATACGACGGCATACATCCAGAGGCACCGTATTTGAACATCCAGACAAGTTACGACATCACTTTTGTGTATTTTTCAAGTTTAGGCACTAAATTGACCGCATCGGATAAGGTAGGGCACCTGTAGTGTATTTAACTCTTACTTAAACATTGCATGTGCAAGTTTCAACTCAATATGTAGACGAAATTACTTAAAATTGCATGTGTAAGTTTCAACTCAATATGTAGACGAatggcgaaccaacctgtggttggatggttagagggactgtggtatccccagccctctaaggtttaaatcctggtgctcacatttatttctggatttatttcaggatttccgatgATGCGCATTcattgggaggagacgttcccgtagaCGGCGATGCGCCTaaagtgacttcgtaaatctcaagatgatatgctggctcagtctttcagaggtgctcataggggtaggatgtgtgtgtgtgttcataggggtgagtgtatgcgcgtgtatatgagcacttGTGTTTGTACTTATGTTCAAAAAAAAATGTAGACGAAtgtatttctttgtttttttttcacAACTTAGCAATGTATTCTTCGTTAAGTTTTGAAATTGGGTACACCGAACCCATCATCATTATTTTATTTTGTTCTAATAATCATGGAATGTTAGATTGGACATGTTGGTATTCCACACTCTATTGCTTACTGCATTTGTTTGTAAAGAATAAATATTTTTAGAAGGTGCACGAACCTTAGGTTTTCAGGAGCGCCTAGGGGTGCGGGGTATCAGAATTCAGAAGTTTGCAGTATACACCTTCTATCCTAGTTCTCATTTTCAATTGCCTTGCAGGAGTCAGCCTAGGGAACTGGTCAATTGTGTGCTACACAAAAGATGCACTTCCAAGTGTTGAAAGATCAACAACAAAACATGCACACGGTCAAATGGGTTATACGCTTGCAAATTCTCGTAAGAAAATGTCAAATGATGTGCTGCACCAACAAATGACTATAGACTAATATAAAATACATACATGTGCAAACACTGCTAGAGCAAGCGGCAAAGGGGACAGATTAACCAAACTAACCTTGTAGCAATACTTACTTTTGTTTTTTAGAATTGTAGCTATATTTACAAGTGGATCAGTTTTGCAATTGGTGAATTGTGTTGTGCTCATAAAAGTAGTGAATGATGGGTCAaacaaacactaaaataggcaaactgTTGTTGGGCAAATGAAATTACCATGATCCACGATGCCATTCAAAACCCATAACAAACAATATACTATAAATAAATGTTATTAGAAGACTAAGAAAATCATGTATATGCAATTAAAAAAATCATGTATGTGCAATTATGGAATTGTTTGCAGCTACATGCAAAATGTTTTTTCCTATAGTAattaatattttatatatatttgaAATCCACATATTATTACATTTCCCAAAAAGATGGAACTTTGAGGTATATATTTTTCAACATGAAAGCATATGCTTCTAGGGCCAATTTTTCAGTGTGGATTTTTGGAACATGGGTGTAGGCGCACCCGATTAAGAAAAATTAGTGAAAATATTTAGAAAGTGAAACATTTTTGCGATAAACATGGTCTCGCATAATACTCACGTTTAAAGTTTCGCGGAAAAAACGAGCTATGTCATATTCTGagtggattttttttttaaaagtgCAGCTATAAAAATCATGAATAGTGCAGTTTATATAGTATTGATtctgttgtattttgcttggaatactGAGAGTCATTTTGTCCCGAAACCTTAATCGTGAATGGTATGCTAGACCATGTATGTCGCCAAAAAGTTTTGAAAATATTTGACTATTTATACCTTTTCTTCCAATTCAGGTGCGCCTAGCCCCATGTTCCATTGTGTATTTTCGCATTTTTTTTCTCATTTCCAACTTCCAAGTGTGTTTTACTTCTATACAGCTTCTTGATTAATAAAACATCCCTTTTCTCCGCAAATAAAAAACATAAATAGTGTGCAACTAGGGCCGCCCAGATATAGAGCACATATAtcgcccctcctcccctccccgccCCTAACCCTAACCGCGCCGCCAGCCGCCCCTCCCCGCTCCTCCcccgcttcgccgccgccggagggGACACCGGCGAAGCCCGCGTGGTCCCCAGGGAAGGTTGCGGCGGGGCGTACTCGCCGTTCTCGCGCAGATCTCGCGGCGGTCGATGGCGATCTCACGGAGGCCGGTGGCGCGCGGTGGTGTTCCGCCGGGGGCTGGCGCCTGCTGCCCGTGAGGCGGCGTCCCTCACGGCGGCGGGGCTGCCCTGAACTATGCTTGGTGgtggccacgtggcggcgcgcggGTGGGTCGGATCTGGGCTTCCGGTCTGCGTCCTCGTCGTGGCAGCGCTTGCCGTTGCCCTCGACAACGAGGCGTGGTCCGGGATGGGCCTAGCGCCGGTGGTGCTGGCCAGGACGCACGCTGGCAACGCCCTACTTCATCTCGCGTCGTCTCGTTGTCCAATGATGGTGGTCATCTTCGTCGTCAAAGATGGCCGGccagaggcttggtgatcggatctcgagatctaTCATCAagtcccggctgcgagttggggagacatggttgTCGCTGAAAACCGAGCCGTTGACAGGCGATGGTGGCGTTCTACGCCGTTACCTTGATGGAGGCATTGTCGtctaactactgtcgacccactcgtgctgctctggggggaaccctaggatctggtgttccagatcggaaaatggcggcactgcggtgtcgtttctctcttgggagcatcgtttgtggagcagcgctggaagtcagaggcaggaggtggagcggcttcgtcttgcacggagcttcggtggagatgtcaagtcatgcctgactgaCAGGTGCtagctttgtcatgcctggtcggcaggtgctacgcacgacagatcttccaaagacttcaagctgtgtcggctggtggtacttggcagcatggtgctgaggtgtatcagtggcgaccgcgacgtgcacAGCTGTTTGCGcccagggaggaggtgccgttgggcaccgcggtggcgtcgacgatagctagaccgaccaaggttgatgcatcagtacagttctgaagatggagcggtggcagttggcggcggcggcctctggcaggcgtcctggatgggtcctcaggtcttagatgttaggtttggctgcgatgtctgtttggtattaggcccaggctatttgcgccccttcatcaactggataggtgtagcgacagtttgttgcttagacgacGGCTTTAGCCTTACTATGGTATtattttgtaaggtcttgtgagaataattaataaagtggtcgtatgcatcgtccagatgtagaggccgggggtcatcctccttttctaaaaaagagTCGTGCAACTATAGAGAGAGTGAACTGAGATCACTTTTTAAACTTCTTATAATCTGCAGGTGTTAAGGAACTTGGTGGACACAAAACTGGCCAGCTTATGGCGTACAAGTTAACACTATAGCTTTGCTTTACCATTAGAGATCTCAGCCCCAAAAAGGAGTAGAGGACACGCAGAGCGACATCTAGGACAGAATTAAATTATTATCTTTGGCAAAGTCTAGGACAGATGAGTACTACGTGCATTTGTCAGGCCAAGGAACTGCTTAGCTTAAACGGGAAGAACCGAAGAAGTCCCCCATATAGAGGGGAGAAAATCCGGCCAAAGTACTCGTGGACAAGGCTTGATTGTGTGCAAGCGATGAGTGGAGTGCTACCTTTGGCACGAGATGCTTCGCCAATTTTCCCCTGGCCTTTTTTTTCATTGTCCCGTCATCTGACCAATCTGATAAAGATCTAGGAGTATTTGTCAAAAAAGGAACAAAAAAACTGATAAATATCTTGTTTGGCCGAACGATAATCGGGTGCGCGTCGTATGTGCGAGTCACACACGAAAACATGGGTGGATTGCCACTTGGGAGGCGTTTTGCTTGGGCTGGAGCAATCGATGGGGGAACACGGCAAACGGAAGGGGCATGCACACGGAGCACCCACCGGCCGCCAGGTCCACGCGTGAGTGAGTGGTTGTTACGCTTCTAGTGGCCTTTCCAGGTAGATCCATTGGGCTCACACGTACTCGCACGGTAGGTTTATGGAGGGGTTCATCGTAGAGTAGTTCATTTTACAAATGTTGCCGTGATCTACATCCGAAAGGGATGTCTCTGATCATCTGGACCGTTGATGTGTGTAGCCAGGTATAAACAGACTGCTGAAAACCAACGATGCAGAGTGGTGCGAGCCGCGTGGCTTTGGGCCACCCAGCCCACATGCACATGCACCCACAATTTCTCAAAAATGATGCCTGTGCCACCACCAGAACACTCGAACCTCGACGGACAATGCAATGGCGTCATCGGCAAGATCTGCTTCATTGGCGCGTATGATTGCACCCGATTGTTTTGGTGGACCCGTCTCGCGAGGGGGGCTGTCAGAGGGTGAGGGTGGGAGAAAGGGGAAAGGGAGGTGGGCATTGAGTGAGCAGCCCACCCGATATTTCCGGCTCGCTAATGAGTGTTCGGAGCTCGCATCCTGCGCCGTGCCTCCTCCGCTTCTGCCTGCCTGCGTGTGACGAACCCAACTGCGGTAGATAGGTTCATGTGCCGTGTCCTTTTTCTCTCAGAGGGATGAGCGCACGGGTGCTTCAATGCTACTTGTGTTGTGGGCCTTGTGGCCTGTGGGTAACGTCGTGCGGCTGATTCAGCCCCATTGTCGCCGCCATGAGAGGTTTTATCCTCGTCCACTTCCATCCGTTTGGAACTCACTAGTACATACCCCAGTGACGATCTGAACACAGTTCGTCAAAATTATTATAGGGAATAGAATGGCACAGATTCGTCAATACGTGCAATCCTGCCCAGCTGAGAGTGCATCGTCGCAAAATGGAGCCCCCAAAATTTCTCTAGAGTCGCAGCCTCCAAGACCATTAGAATTGGAACAACAAAAAACTGGCATTGCCCATGAGACAGCCATAAGCAAGTCGCTAATAAACATCAAAGGAAAGATGGGCCTAGCAGATACTGACATTCCATTCTGGCGAGGCATGCACTTGTAACTGACACAGTCGAAGCGATGGCGACATGAACATACTTTTTTTTTACAGGAAGTTGGGACTTGCACCAAATAAAATGGCAGATTTTTGTGTGCAGGCTCAATCAGCTGGGACTCGCCATCTTCTCACAGCCCTCTCGAGTACCTCAGCACGTTCATGCACGCGCGCTGCTTCCTGCTCCACCCAGGACCTGATACAAAAAAAAAAAACTAGCGTCATATATGGATATCCAGGATGGTGAGTCCGGACAAAAGAGCTAACTTGCATACGATTCAGACAGATGATCTTGACCACTCCTTTGACATCAATAGAATAATAGATTCTACATAATTTTCATTCAGTGCAGGACAGGTTATTTTCCGCTTATTATACTTTTGCAGATGAACAGGTTTAACAATATGCAAAGTTCACACTATAGGATAAAGCACCTTTTCCTGAACTAGAGCATGTGCACGTAAATTTTCAGTGCCCACTCTGACATAAGATGACAAACTAATGTTTCTttggtacttcctccgtcccataatataagaacgtttttgatactagtgtagtgttaaaaacgttcttatattttgggacagaggcagTACCATATAAATATAAAACCACGGTGCAGGGTCTGCAGGTGCTATGTATCAGAACCATATACTCATAACCAAAAGTGAAGGCTGTATAATGACATACCTTAGCATAGTAAGAGCTTCCTTCTCAGCTTCAAGATATGATTTAGCTTCTGTGACAGCTTGGTGCTTGCTGCTCATATCAGAGGACAACTTTTCCAGATTTTCTTCATCAGCCATGATCTCTAGACTCTGAGTGGCTAGTCTATCATACATGCCGTCAACTTCTGACCTTAAACATACGAGTTCCTGATTCTGACGCTCTAAAGCTGATTTTTCTTTTAGCAAGTCTGCAATTTCCTTTTCTTGATCCATCCTCTCATTTGCAAGCTCGTGCAGAACATCTTGAAGATGCTTCTCAACTTCAAACCCACGGTCTTGCTCCTTTTTCATCTTGTCTTCCCAATATTGTTTTATATCCCCTCTATTAATTAACTCTTCCATCATTTCACCCACAGCAGAAAGCCGGGACTGATTTTCTACTTCAAGTCTATTTAGTTCATCGGGTACTACTTCTTCCATTCTACCACTGGTCAGTGCAGCAGCCGCTTGCGCTTTTGTTACAGGCTTATGATGTTGAAGGCGCCTGGTGTTTCCTATCAAATACAGTGATAGCACAAGTTAGTGATCTTAGCTGATCCACTTACTGATGTTGGCAACAATATGAATCGCAAAATGACACTAGAGAGGAATATCTAGTACGAGCAACAGTTCTTGTACTGGTGCATTCATACAGAAAATAGTCAGCTAAGGTCATGCTTGTCCATAACTCCACAACTTTTTGTAACAGTTGTTAAACCAAAAACAAAGATATCATCATAAAATCAAGGACCAGGACAAATATGCAGTTCAAGTAATCCACAGGCTGCAATGGCCTAATTTGGCACACTTAATGTCTTCCCCAGAACATTGCAAACCACTTAACATTCCCAAAAGTTAAAGTTAGATCCCTCTAATATAGATTCATACATTGAACAGGCAAACAAGACAGAGAAGCTTTGAGTGGGACAAGCATATATAGGGCAAAGTTGCCCAAATTTATAAGTTTCAACTAGCCCTAGATTCTTTACTCGATAACACGAGCTCCATCCATATTGTTTACATAGAAACAACCCAGTTCAATCTCGGTTCAGGACAAACAGACCATGCTGAGCGAAGAGCACTTTCGTTATTACTGTAAATGATGGATAGCAGAATCCACAACCAATTATTTTAAAGGAACTTTACCATAACAAACTTACTCTTTTCTTTGCAAAGTGTTACAGGGAGTTCGTACAGTACAGAGAAGAAGAAAACCTGAAGGGTGAGACGCTCAGGGGTCTACTAGGTAATATCATATGGACAAAACAATAAGCAGTGAGGTTTTCCCAGCAGCTGAGAAGTTACACTGCCATGGGACTTATTGTGTAGAGGGTAAACATAGGTGGTGGTTGGACGAGAACATGGGGATTAGTCTAGTGGTCTGCCATTGTGGAGTGCAGGTGCAAGATGGTCGGGGTTCTTGGAGGTAAGCCTCCATTTTAAATAGTTTATAGATTGACTGTCTATTTGTCTTCCCTGTACATCCCCTCTCTTTACAATAGAGTCAATCCTCTAGTAATATTGAAATAGAACCCCACCCTAGTATGAACTCAAGAGACTTCCAATTTGGTGTGTCCCCTGATATGGAACGAACAGACCCTGCAACCAATTAGTGCCAAACTCTAATCTGGTGCTAAGTGACTGACTCTGAAACCAAGTTGATGGAAATAGAATCTGAAGCTAAGATGAACTCAAGAGACTTCCAATCAGGTGTCTCTCCAGACTACCAAACTAACTGAACCTGCAACAAATTAGGTGCCAATCCTAGTCTGGTACCAATTGACTGAGTTCGAGACCAAGTCAACAGATGTAAGGGCCCTGCCTGTGCTGCTGCGTGCACAGGCATATAGCCTTGTGGGTGTGCCTGCTGTAGTACTTCTGCTACATGATACATACAACTTAAGAATAAAAAACAACATAGCTTATGCATGAGCTTAATAGTAGCAAAAATAAGCCAAACAACTGAAAGAGAGACCGCAGAGATGCATGGCTACACTGAAACAAAGCACATGTAAAAACAAGTTGAAACACACCATTAGCATATGGCAAAGTAAAACAGAGCTCCCAGTCACTAAAACAAGAAATCATCAAAATGACAAAGAAAATTGTAGTCTTGGTAAGCCTATTACTCTTAGTAATGCAATTTATAGAAAATCATAGCCTTGCAACCAATTGACGGCATATATAAATAAATTATTAGCAAATCATACCAAAAACTTTGCTGACGATGCTGTGGTCACCGCCAAACAAGTCCATAAATACGGACGCTGTTACATCTGGCCAAGCGCTCAAATCCAACGTATGAACATTTTTACTCAGCATCTGGACTGTAACCAGAGTCAGGATTCACGGAAGAATGAAACTAGAGAATAGAAACACTGTAGTAGAGCATAAAAAGATCAGAAGATATATGTACCTTTTGGTCTAATTCTGATGCAAATGGATACTCCACTAGTAGTTTCCAGTTAACAAGATCAAAACGTGACAGATAACTACATCAGCaacaaggaatacattttattagaACATTTCAGTTATCACCATTAAGGGGAAACTACATATTCCATATGTTAGTACCTTTCAGGTAGGAAGTGGGAATTTCTGTTGGCACTTTGAGAGCCATTTGCCGATGTTCCAAAGAAGCTTGATAGCTTGCTAGGCACAATGCCAGATTCT
It contains:
- the LOC119337180 gene encoding uncharacterized protein LOC119337180; this encodes MATATTYTLRLTPPPPPPRHHAPLLPQLRRRAAAKVSASWVPAGGGNSDDGLGGWWLPEQPAEKGRAGFGKAIVVGLGASAAIALAGITWRSPSSRKCLQQLIGAPLHYVQEKLSVADSTEIPEDDASVRELGTIDVSRVNVDERNATSPDDSSQNHIPAGGVRISFTVPVDPMHEEALSILKKLQIIENDASPGDFCTRREFARWFVKLCSKLERKRMHRIIPNLITSGSVGSAFDDVNFDDPDFLYIQSLGESGIVPSKLSSFFGTSANGSQSANRNSHFLPESYLSRFDLVNWKLLVEYPFASELDQKMLSKNVHTLDLSAWPDVTASVFMDLFGGDHSIVSKVFGNTRRLQHHKPVTKAQAAAALTSGRMEEVVPDELNRLEVENQSRLSAVGEMMEELINRGDIKQYWEDKMKKEQDRGFEVEKHLQDVLHELANERMDQEKEIADLLKEKSALERQNQELVCLRSEVDGMYDRLATQSLEIMADEENLEKLSSDMSSKHQAVTEAKSYLEAEKEALTMLRSWVEQEAARVHERAEVLERAVRRWRVPAD